In one window of Schistosoma haematobium chromosome 5, whole genome shotgun sequence DNA:
- a CDS encoding hypothetical protein (EggNog:ENOG410YYW0~COG:O~MEROPS:MER0003620~SECRETED:SignalP(1-24)), which translates to MLNRWRFLVVTLFTYCLTVERVSTWLIRSGEPVQQRTEFPFIAFLTTERTMCTGSLVSTRAVLTAGHCVCSPLPVVRVSFLTLRNGDQQGIHHQPSGVVVAPGYMPSCMSARQRRPIQQTLSGFDIAIVSLAQLVNLQTGIRVLSLPQPTDIPRPGTPVFIVGYGRDDNDRDPSRRNGGILKKGRATIMECRHATNGDPICVKSGQNFGQLPAPGDSGGPLLPSPQGPVLGVVSHGVTLPNLPDIIVEYASVARMLDFMIFIVDQFLHLTTLVNASTFVEIYRCDQNNHNHNNYCYYYYCYYYYDHL; encoded by the exons ATGTTGAACCGATGGAGATTTCTGGTGGTGACACTGTTCACCTACTGTCTAACAGTTGAACGTGTGTCAACATGGTTGATACGTAGTGGTGAACCTGTGCAACAACGCACTGAATTCCCGTTCATCGCATTTTTGACCACAGAGAGAACAATGTGTACAGGCTCATTAGTGTCAACAAGGGCAGTGCTCACAGCTGGTCATTGTGTTTGCTCACCGCTGCCAGTCGTTCGG GTTTCATTTCTCACACTGAGGAATGGCGACCAACAAGGCATCCATCATCAACCGTCTGGAGTGGTGGTAGCACCAGGATACATGCCCTCTTGTATGTCGGCACGACAGAGGAGACCAATCCAACAGACACTCAGTGGATTCGACATTGCAATTGTATCGCTCGCTCAATTGGTCAACTTACAGACTGGAATCAGAGTGCTCAGTCTGCCACAGCCAACGGATATACCGAGACCTGGAACTCCGGTTTTCATTGTTGGTTATGGAAGGGATGATAACGACCGTGATCCGTCACGCAGAAATGGTGGAATTTTAAAGAAAG GTCGAGCGACTATAATGGAATGCCGACACGCGACCAATGGCGATCCTATTTGTGTGAAATCAGGACAGAATTTCGGACAGTTACCCGCTCCAGGTGACAGTGGTGGACCTCTCCTTCCATCCCCTCAAGGTCCAGTACTCGGTGTCGTATCACATGGTGTCACATTGCCAAACCTTCCCGATATCATTGTCGAGTATGCCAGTGTGGCTAGAATGTTGGATTTT ATGATATTCattgttgatcagtttcttcATCTAACAACACTTGTCAATGCATCGACATTTGTAGAAATATATCGATGCGAccaaaataatcataatcataataattattgttactattattattgttattattactacgaTCATCTGTGA